Within Chloroflexota bacterium, the genomic segment CATACCCGCCGACATCGCTGACCGCAAGAACAGCCAGGTCTTCACCATTGAGGCCGAGGTCACCGACGTGAATAATCAGTCGGTGAGCGGGCGGACAGCGGCTGTTGTACACAAGGGGTTGTATTACATTGGCCTGCAACCAGAAAGTTACGTCAGCCGGGTGGGCAAAGAGGCGGCAGTGAAGATCATCACAGTGGACGCCGAGGGCATCACCGTCACAAATAAGGCCCTCACCGTTGTCTTCATGGAGCACCGCTGGTACAGCGTCCAGGAGCGAGGCGACGATGGTCGTTTCTACTGGACAAGCAAGGTCGAGGATACACCTGTCTATACCACCACTATCACCACCGATGCGGCGGGCACCGCCCGCGCTGCCTTCATACCCGAAAAGGGTGGCACATACAAAGTACTGGCCACTGGTAAAGACGAGCGAGGCAACACGATCCAGAGTGCTACTTACTTGTGGGTGTCCTCCTACGAATTCGTCAGTTGGCGACGCGAGAACACCGACCGCATAGACTTGATCGCCGACAAGAAAGAATACGCTCTCGGTGACACTGCGCAGATCTTGGTGCCATCGTCCTACGTTGGCCCGGTGAAAGCGCTACTCACCATTGAGCGGGGACACATCATCGAGCATCGTGTTCTCACCCTGGAGACTAACAGTGACTTGCTCTCCATCCCCATCAAGCCCGAGCACGCACCGAATATCTATGTCTCCGTGGTCATTGTCAAAGGCCACGATGCGAGCAACCCGCTCGCTTCCTACAAGGTTGGCTATATCAAACTGCCGGTTTCCACCATCGAGCGGCAAGTCACCGTCACCATCACGCCGGACAAAAGCACTCACTACAGCCCCGGCGAGAAGGTAACGTATAGCATCCAGGCAACAGACTACACCGGTAAGCCTGTACAGGCGGAATTGTCCTTGCACCTGGTGGACCTCTCGGTGCTTGCACTCACCGGTGGCGAGACGCGCACCAAGATCGTGGATCACTTCTACCATGAGCGTGGCGTGGGCGTCCGCACGGCAGCGACATTGGCCATTTCGGTGGATCACTTCAATGAGCGCATTGCGCCGGAAGCCAAAGGAGGTGGCGGCGGTGAACGAGCCCTGGTACAAGGTCCGGTACGTCGTACTTTCCCCGACACAGCCTACTGGAACCCTGTTGTGCGCACGGATGCCCAAGGGAAGGCCCAGGTAACTGTGGAGTTGCCCGACAACTTGACCACATGGCGGTTGGGAAGCGTGGCGGTTACCGCCGACACGAAGGTAGGCGAGGCCACTCTGGACATCGTAAGCACCAAGGACTTGCTCATTCGGCCAGTTGCACCGCGCTTCTTCGTCATCGGCGACCAGGCCCAACTGGGGGCGGTGATCCACAACAACACCAATAGCGACGTCACGGTGGATGTTAGCCTGAGTGCTGAGGGATTGAGCGTGGACGGCGGTAGCCAGCAAGTGCAGATACCTGCCCTGGGCAAGACGGCCGTCAATTGGCAGGTCAGTGTAAAGCCCACGGACAAGGCCGTGCTGCTCTGGAGCGCAAAGGCCGGCCATCTTACCGACGCCGTGGAGATCACCTTGCCCGTATATCACTTCAGTTCGCCGGAGGTCGTCGCCACTGCCGGACAGGTGGAGAGCGGCGAGACTCGCCTCGAGGTGGTGAGCCTGCCACCGCGCTACGATCCGACCATGGGCGAATTGACCGTACAGGTAGATCCTTCTCTGGCCGCATCTATGCGCGACGGGCTCAAGTATCTGGAGCAATACCCCTACGATTGCATCGAGCAGACAGTGAGCCGTTTCCTCCCCAACGTCGCCACCTATATGGCGGTGAAACAGTTGGGCCTGGACAGGCCCGACCTAGCCGCACGGACGGCGCAATATGTGGGTGTCGGCTTGCAGCGCATCTATGCCCTGCAACACTACGATGGAGGCTGGGGTTGGTGGCTTACAGATCGCAGCAACCCGTACATCTCGTCCTATGTGCTTTTCGGCTTGGTACAAGCCAAGAAAGCCGGGTTTGCAGTGGACGAAGAAGTGATCCGCCGGGCAATCGGCTATTTGCAAGGCGCACTCAAGGATCAGCAGGATGTGTTGGCCTACCACAACTATGACTCGCGCGCCTACATCCTTTACGTTTTGGCCGAGGCTGGCAGCCTTCAGGGCGGCCTGATCGGTTCGCTCTACGAGAAGCGCGATAGCCTGGGCTATTACGGCAAAGCATATCTGGCTATGGCCATCCAACTGCTTGATAAGACCGATAGCCGGACCCAGACATTGGTAAGTGACTTGACCAATGGAGCGATACTGAGCGCAACCGGCGCACACTGGGAAGAGGCGACCACAGACTACCGGACAATGAACACCAATACCCGCTCGACAGCCATCGTTCTGCAAGCCTTGGTGCGCCTGGTGCCAGATAATGCCCTGATTCCGAACGTCGTGCGCTGGCTGATGATGGCGCGCAAAGAAGGCCACTGGGAAAGCACCCAGGAAACAGCCACCGCCATCCTGGCACTCACGGAGTTTATGGTATCGACTGGCGAATTGAAGGCTGACTATAATTATAGGGTGCGGGTGAATGGCAAAGAACTGGGCCGTGACACGGTAACAGCCGCGAACGTAGACGAGACCCGCAAACTGCAGGTGGCAGTGGCCGATCTGTTGGCCGACCAAGCCAACAGGTTGGAAATAGAGCGACCTATACCCGCTGCTGGCCAGACGGGAGCGGGACGGCTGTACTACTCCGCCTATCTGCGCTATTACTTGCCCGTCGAGGAAGTGAAAGCGCTGAACCGCGGCATCATCGTCTCACGGCAATACGCGCTGTTGGATGACCCGAAGCAACCTATCGAGAGCGCGGCCGTAGGCGATGTCATCCAGGTGAAGTTGACCCTGATCGCACCACAAGATCTGCACTACCTGGTGCTCGAGGATCCGCTTCCTGCTGGTTGTGAGGCGCTGGACACCAGCCTGAAAACCACCAGCGCT encodes:
- a CDS encoding Ig-like domain-containing protein, whose translation is MPRHQFVKAITCILLVAGTLAGCVPKPQPTPIPLPPTAPVVLHTQPERGQEHGLTDPIVITFDQPMDQAATEAAFTIEPKVEGTFSWDGTNLRFTPSVPLQRGATYTVTIAESARSAKGMALALPVELRFKTVGYLEVASVQPAPDTTDIATDVTIAVIFNRPVVPLSAISEQAGLPSPLSISPEVQGKGEWLNTAAYIFRPEVELLPATTYTVTVPAGLKDTTGGVLAEDYVWSFTTVYPVVVRTTPSDGDIYVGPSQVISVTFNQPMNHRSAEEHFSLQAAEGGLPQIQGTFTWDGNTMAFTPGTPLRMGTRYRGRVAAGALAATGNAGTQQVYEWTFTTAELPRIITTYPKNGTKDAEPYTNLEVTFSSPMDRDTLLDNLTIFPTATQVYSYWWDSDTQLSLSFGAQPSTSYTISIGKGMKGRYGHNLDKDYTIRFTTRELYPSAYLMGPDRIGTFNAYTTTVVYASYVNVTELNLSLYRLNRATFVALTGQDWWERWDTFKPYSGNLVRQWTEEVEAPLNVTALAPITLTGANGEALEPGFYYLELRWPSRETEVSRQLLVISRANVTLKATQTEALVWVTDLKTGQPIANTDVTVLGPTGDMLSSGRTDGEGIFSTSIPKTDPWATIFAFAGGEEDLGVALSDWSNGISPWDFDLNSEPYQEPYTVYFYTDRPIYRPGQTVYFKAVVRADDDARYSLPDLKELRVTITDGQGKTLYDQSLPLNDMGTLNGELALSEDASLGYYYINAQIGEQYFGTGFQVAEYRKPEFEVQVSTDKDNYIQGDTIHATVEASYYFGGPVAEAQVHWRLMRETFFFSYPGKGWWDFTDYEYFEPRRYTAFGEFVSEGYGKLDSAGRLTFSIPADIADRKNSQVFTIEAEVTDVNNQSVSGRTAAVVHKGLYYIGLQPESYVSRVGKEAAVKIITVDAEGITVTNKALTVVFMEHRWYSVQERGDDGRFYWTSKVEDTPVYTTTITTDAAGTARAAFIPEKGGTYKVLATGKDERGNTIQSATYLWVSSYEFVSWRRENTDRIDLIADKKEYALGDTAQILVPSSYVGPVKALLTIERGHIIEHRVLTLETNSDLLSIPIKPEHAPNIYVSVVIVKGHDASNPLASYKVGYIKLPVSTIERQVTVTITPDKSTHYSPGEKVTYSIQATDYTGKPVQAELSLHLVDLSVLALTGGETRTKIVDHFYHERGVGVRTAATLAISVDHFNERIAPEAKGGGGGERALVQGPVRRTFPDTAYWNPVVRTDAQGKAQVTVELPDNLTTWRLGSVAVTADTKVGEATLDIVSTKDLLIRPVAPRFFVIGDQAQLGAVIHNNTNSDVTVDVSLSAEGLSVDGGSQQVQIPALGKTAVNWQVSVKPTDKAVLLWSAKAGHLTDAVEITLPVYHFSSPEVVATAGQVESGETRLEVVSLPPRYDPTMGELTVQVDPSLAASMRDGLKYLEQYPYDCIEQTVSRFLPNVATYMAVKQLGLDRPDLAARTAQYVGVGLQRIYALQHYDGGWGWWLTDRSNPYISSYVLFGLVQAKKAGFAVDEEVIRRAIGYLQGALKDQQDVLAYHNYDSRAYILYVLAEAGSLQGGLIGSLYEKRDSLGYYGKAYLAMAIQLLDKTDSRTQTLVSDLTNGAILSATGAHWEEATTDYRTMNTNTRSTAIVLQALVRLVPDNALIPNVVRWLMMARKEGHWESTQETATAILALTEFMVSTGELKADYNYRVRVNGKELGRDTVTAANVDETRKLQVAVADLLADQANRLEIERPIPAAGQTGAGRLYYSAYLRYYLPVEEVKALNRGIIVSRQYALLDDPKQPIESAAVGDVIQVKLTLIAPQDLHYLVLEDPLPAGCEALDTSLKTTSAAYEAPELQSVDRWRYWWWFWNHSELRDEKVALFATYLPKGTYEYTYLMRASVSGQFLVMPTYAYEMYFPEVFGRGDGLKFTIAR